One Novosphingobium sp. EMRT-2 DNA segment encodes these proteins:
- a CDS encoding PepSY domain-containing protein, whose protein sequence is MIQSSALYRTIWRWHFYAGLFVVPMVLVLALSGSLYLFKPQIERWEERAFRSLPAAETVSPDAQGEAALSAFPGARLHSYRLPEREGDAALVHIALPGGKGMRDVFVSPQGKVLGSLDPEKRIIAIDRAVHGQLLLGKRGSWIVELAASWGIVMILTGLYLWWPRGRGAAGVVWPRLMRGSRAFWRDLHAVTGFWVSGLALVLLVTGLPWASVWGSALKAVRAEMGWVKGKQDWTIGGRAADADEHTGHDHAAMMAGGDPMHAMPGMSHDHAGGPTPVSLTEIVAEARSRHMAWPVIVSPPGAPGAFGAKPSSAWTVKADTQNRLLGETYTFDARTAAQLSHETFADKHPIDRVVGYGISWHEGALFGWGNQLIGVMTALMLVMLAVSGFVLWWRRKPGGVLGAPPLSAVPARKRGMATIALVLAMFLPLLALSMPAMLVIERLVLVRIAPAARWLGLVRTV, encoded by the coding sequence ATGATCCAGAGTTCCGCCCTCTACCGCACGATCTGGCGCTGGCATTTCTATGCCGGCCTGTTCGTGGTGCCGATGGTCCTCGTGCTTGCGCTGTCGGGATCGCTCTATCTGTTCAAGCCGCAGATAGAGCGATGGGAAGAACGCGCTTTCCGCTCCCTGCCTGCTGCGGAAACCGTTTCGCCCGACGCGCAGGGTGAAGCCGCGCTGTCCGCCTTCCCGGGCGCGCGGCTTCATTCCTATCGCCTGCCCGAACGCGAAGGCGATGCCGCGCTGGTCCATATCGCCTTGCCTGGCGGGAAGGGGATGCGCGACGTGTTCGTTTCCCCTCAGGGCAAGGTGTTGGGCAGCCTAGATCCCGAAAAGCGGATCATTGCGATCGATCGCGCGGTCCACGGCCAGTTGCTGCTAGGCAAGCGGGGCAGCTGGATCGTCGAACTGGCGGCAAGCTGGGGCATCGTGATGATTCTGACCGGGCTGTACCTGTGGTGGCCGCGCGGACGCGGTGCGGCGGGTGTGGTCTGGCCGCGGCTGATGCGCGGATCGCGCGCCTTCTGGCGCGATCTCCATGCGGTGACGGGGTTCTGGGTCTCGGGATTGGCGCTGGTGCTGCTGGTGACCGGGCTGCCGTGGGCCTCGGTCTGGGGCAGCGCGTTGAAGGCGGTGCGCGCCGAGATGGGCTGGGTGAAGGGCAAGCAGGACTGGACGATCGGTGGGCGCGCCGCCGATGCCGACGAGCATACCGGGCATGACCATGCGGCGATGATGGCGGGTGGCGATCCCATGCATGCGATGCCGGGCATGTCGCACGACCATGCCGGCGGGCCGACGCCGGTTTCGCTGACCGAGATCGTGGCGGAAGCCCGATCGCGTCACATGGCCTGGCCGGTGATCGTTTCCCCGCCCGGTGCGCCGGGGGCGTTCGGCGCCAAGCCATCATCGGCATGGACCGTGAAGGCGGACACGCAGAACCGTTTGCTGGGTGAAACCTACACGTTCGATGCGCGCACCGCGGCGCAGCTTTCGCACGAGACCTTTGCCGACAAGCACCCGATCGATCGCGTCGTGGGCTATGGCATTTCCTGGCACGAAGGCGCGCTGTTCGGCTGGGGGAACCAGTTGATCGGGGTGATGACCGCGCTGATGCTGGTGATGCTTGCGGTCAGCGGCTTCGTACTGTGGTGGCGGCGTAAGCCCGGTGGCGTGCTGGGCGCGCCGCCGCTGTCGGCCGTTCCCGCGCGCAAGCGGGGCATGGCCACGATCGCGCTGGTGCTGGCCATGTTCCTGCCGCTGCTGGCGCTGTCGATGCCGGCCATGCTGGTGATCGAGCGGCTGGTGCTGGTGCGGATCGCGCCCGCCGCGCGCTGGCTGGGTCTGGTGAGGACGGTTTAA
- a CDS encoding DUF2244 domain-containing protein: MYEMFDRSHGRSGACDKGAIVVRMRENRSALSHEARSAFAALAFLLLVLSIVPVVHGYWLVPAFSLVAVAALTFALERHQKQAAAAETLEVGPGRLRHADSHGRVTECEGPWLSFRVEAPTPSALRLLVRTAADVVEIGRCLSLDERRAVAPVIAAALGAATESRP, from the coding sequence ATGTACGAAATGTTCGACCGCTCCCATGGGCGGTCCGGCGCTTGCGACAAAGGCGCGATCGTCGTGCGCATGCGCGAAAATCGCTCGGCGCTTTCCCATGAGGCGCGTTCCGCCTTCGCCGCGCTGGCGTTCCTGTTGCTGGTCCTGTCGATCGTGCCGGTCGTCCATGGCTACTGGCTCGTCCCGGCCTTCTCGCTGGTCGCCGTTGCCGCGCTCACGTTCGCGCTGGAGCGGCACCAGAAGCAGGCGGCCGCGGCGGAAACCCTGGAAGTCGGTCCCGGACGCCTGCGTCATGCCGACAGCCACGGCCGGGTGACGGAATGCGAAGGTCCCTGGCTTTCGTTCCGGGTTGAAGCGCCGACGCCGTCTGCCCTGCGCCTGCTGGTGCGGACCGCGGCCGATGTGGTCGAGATCGGGCGCTGCCTCAGCCTCGACGAACGGCGCGCGGTGGCGCCCGTCATCGCGGCGGCGCTGGGCGCGGCAACGGAGAGCCGGCCGTGA
- the putA gene encoding bifunctional proline dehydrogenase/L-glutamate gamma-semialdehyde dehydrogenase PutA produces MTTRPPFADFAPPIREQDALRQAITAAYRWPEHDCIAALLPQATLSDAARAEASALARRLVEALRARPKGSSVDQLVQEFALSTQEGVALMCLAEALLRIPDDATRDALIRDKIAGGDWRAHIGGNRSLFVNAATWGLVVTGKLTASVDDRNLGNALTRLIARAGEPIIRRGVDLAMRMMGEQFVTGRTIEEALERAHELEAKGFRYSYDMLGEAAMTAEDAARYLADYQNAIRAIGRASAGRGIVEGPGISIKLSALHPRYARAQADRVMAELLPRVKGLCELAKRFDIGLNIDAEEADRLELSLDLLESLALDPDLAGWNGLGFVVQGYGKRCPHVIDWIIALARRSGRRIMVRLVKGAYWDAEIKRAQVDGLADFPVYTRKVHTDVAYIACARRLLDAPDAVFPQFATHNAHTLATIHAMAGPDFAIGAYEFQCLHGMGEPLYEEVVGADKLDRPCRIYAPVGTHETLLAYLVRRLLENGANSSFVNRIANETVPVEEIIADPVEQVRAMPIPGAPHPNIALPGALYPGRRNSKGVDLSSEAVLADLAERFATASREPAHAAPSPRLATLPARPVRNPAEHDDTVGTVADVTAEAAREAVRIAAGAAATWASTPINARATCLERAADALEAAMPDLLALIVREAGKSVPNAVAEVREAVDFLRYYAVRARSDLAGSTPLGPVVCISPWNFPLAIFTGQVAAALVAGNPVLAKPAEETPLIAAEAVRLLHAAGVPADVLQFVPGDGAIGAALVGAPETAGVMFTGSTDVGRLIQKQLSTRLSATGRPIPLIAETGGQNAMIVDSSALAEQVVADVIASAFDSAGQRCSALRVLCLQEDVADRVLAMLKGALAELRIGHTDRLAADIGPVITAEAQARIEAHIEAMRARGRTVERLPLPDETRAGTFVAPTIIELEALSDLEQEVFGPVLHVIRYRRQDIDALIDAINAWGFGLTFGLHTRLDDTIARVTSRIHVGNIYVNRNVIGAVVGVQPFGGHGLSGTGPKAGGPLYLQRLVQPRPALPFPVDAEVVLPGPVGEHNLYRIGPAGRVILFAQNSAALAEQIEAATANSNAAVIADPALVPSLPSALADRVLAPADWRQAGPFARALVNGDSAFVTAVQQALAALPGPIVTAEAPCAAGGYARAMLVGEQSVSINTTAAGGNASLMTLA; encoded by the coding sequence ATGACCACGCGCCCGCCCTTCGCCGATTTCGCCCCGCCCATCCGCGAACAGGATGCGCTGCGCCAGGCGATCACCGCCGCTTATCGTTGGCCCGAGCATGACTGCATCGCCGCGTTGCTGCCACAGGCGACCCTGTCCGATGCGGCCCGCGCCGAAGCGAGCGCGCTGGCCCGCCGCCTGGTCGAAGCCCTGCGCGCCCGGCCCAAAGGCAGCAGCGTGGACCAGCTGGTGCAGGAATTCGCGCTCTCCACGCAGGAAGGCGTGGCGCTGATGTGCCTTGCCGAAGCCCTGCTGCGCATTCCCGACGACGCCACACGCGACGCCCTGATCCGCGACAAGATCGCCGGTGGCGACTGGCGCGCCCATATCGGTGGCAACCGATCGCTGTTCGTCAACGCCGCCACCTGGGGGCTGGTGGTTACGGGCAAGCTCACCGCCAGCGTCGACGACCGCAACCTCGGCAACGCGCTGACCCGCCTGATCGCCCGCGCCGGCGAACCGATCATCCGGCGCGGCGTCGATCTGGCCATGCGGATGATGGGCGAACAGTTCGTCACCGGCCGCACCATCGAGGAAGCGCTGGAACGCGCGCACGAACTGGAAGCGAAAGGCTTTCGCTACAGCTACGACATGCTGGGCGAGGCCGCGATGACGGCGGAGGACGCGGCCCGCTACCTGGCCGATTACCAGAACGCGATCCGCGCCATCGGCCGGGCGTCGGCCGGGCGTGGCATCGTCGAAGGCCCCGGTATCTCGATCAAACTCTCCGCGCTCCATCCGCGCTACGCCCGCGCGCAGGCGGATCGCGTGATGGCTGAACTCCTGCCGCGCGTGAAGGGCCTGTGCGAACTCGCCAAGCGGTTCGACATCGGCCTCAATATCGACGCAGAGGAAGCCGACCGTCTCGAACTCTCGCTCGATCTGCTCGAAAGCCTGGCGCTCGATCCCGATCTTGCCGGCTGGAACGGCCTGGGCTTCGTGGTGCAGGGCTATGGCAAGCGCTGCCCCCATGTGATCGACTGGATCATCGCGCTGGCGCGCCGGTCTGGCCGGAGAATCATGGTGCGGCTGGTCAAGGGCGCCTACTGGGATGCCGAGATCAAGCGCGCGCAAGTGGATGGCCTCGCCGATTTCCCGGTCTATACCCGCAAGGTCCACACCGATGTCGCCTATATCGCCTGCGCGCGCCGCCTGCTGGACGCCCCCGACGCGGTGTTCCCGCAATTCGCCACGCACAACGCGCACACGCTAGCGACGATCCACGCCATGGCCGGGCCGGACTTCGCCATCGGAGCTTACGAGTTCCAGTGCCTGCACGGCATGGGCGAACCGCTGTACGAGGAAGTCGTCGGCGCGGACAAACTGGACCGCCCCTGCCGCATCTATGCCCCGGTGGGCACGCATGAAACGCTGCTGGCCTACCTTGTCCGACGCCTGCTCGAAAACGGCGCAAACTCCTCGTTCGTCAACCGCATCGCCAACGAGACCGTGCCGGTGGAGGAGATCATCGCCGATCCGGTCGAGCAGGTCCGCGCCATGCCGATTCCCGGCGCGCCGCACCCGAACATCGCGCTGCCCGGCGCGCTCTATCCCGGCCGGCGCAACAGCAAGGGCGTGGACCTTTCCAGCGAGGCCGTGCTTGCCGATCTGGCCGAACGTTTCGCCACCGCCAGCCGCGAGCCGGCCCACGCCGCGCCCTCCCCACGCCTCGCCACGCTTCCGGCGCGGCCGGTACGCAATCCCGCCGAGCACGATGACACCGTCGGCACCGTGGCGGATGTGACCGCCGAAGCCGCGCGCGAAGCGGTCCGCATCGCCGCCGGCGCGGCCGCCACCTGGGCTTCCACGCCGATCAACGCGCGCGCGACGTGTCTGGAGCGCGCCGCCGATGCGCTGGAAGCGGCGATGCCCGATCTGCTCGCGCTGATCGTGCGCGAAGCCGGCAAGTCCGTGCCCAACGCCGTGGCCGAAGTGCGCGAGGCTGTCGATTTCCTGCGCTACTACGCGGTTCGCGCCCGCAGCGACCTTGCCGGCAGCACGCCGCTGGGGCCGGTCGTCTGCATCAGCCCATGGAACTTCCCGCTGGCGATCTTCACCGGGCAGGTCGCCGCCGCGCTCGTCGCCGGCAATCCCGTGCTGGCCAAGCCCGCCGAGGAGACCCCGCTGATCGCGGCCGAAGCCGTGCGCCTGCTGCACGCGGCGGGCGTGCCGGCGGACGTGCTCCAGTTCGTACCCGGCGATGGCGCGATCGGGGCAGCGCTGGTCGGCGCACCGGAGACGGCGGGGGTGATGTTCACCGGCTCCACCGACGTCGGCCGCCTGATCCAGAAGCAGCTTTCCACCCGCCTTTCCGCCACCGGCCGCCCAATCCCGCTGATCGCCGAAACCGGCGGGCAGAACGCGATGATCGTCGATTCCTCCGCGCTGGCCGAACAGGTCGTGGCCGATGTCATTGCCTCGGCCTTCGACAGCGCAGGACAGCGCTGCTCCGCGCTGCGCGTGCTGTGCCTGCAGGAAGACGTGGCCGACCGGGTGCTCGCTATGCTCAAGGGCGCGCTGGCCGAATTGCGCATCGGCCACACCGACCGGCTGGCGGCGGACATCGGCCCGGTCATCACCGCCGAGGCGCAGGCACGGATCGAGGCGCACATCGAGGCCATGCGCGCGCGCGGGCGCACGGTAGAGCGCCTGCCGCTGCCCGATGAAACGCGGGCCGGCACGTTCGTTGCGCCCACGATCATCGAACTCGAAGCCCTGTCCGATCTGGAACAGGAAGTCTTCGGTCCGGTCCTGCACGTGATCCGCTATCGCCGACAGGACATCGACGCGCTGATCGACGCGATCAACGCCTGGGGCTTCGGCCTGACTTTCGGCCTCCACACCCGGCTCGACGATACGATCGCGCGCGTCACCAGCCGCATCCATGTCGGCAACATCTACGTCAACCGCAACGTGATCGGCGCGGTGGTGGGGGTTCAGCCGTTCGGAGGGCATGGGTTATCGGGCACCGGGCCGAAGGCGGGCGGACCGCTTTATCTCCAACGCCTTGTCCAGCCGCGCCCCGCGCTGCCGTTCCCGGTGGATGCGGAGGTCGTGCTGCCCGGCCCGGTGGGCGAACACAACCTCTACCGGATCGGCCCAGCCGGGCGCGTGATCCTGTTCGCGCAGAACAGCGCCGCCCTGGCCGAACAGATCGAGGCGGCGACGGCAAACAGCAACGCGGCCGTCATCGCCGATCCCGCCCTGGTGCCGTCCCTGCCCTCCGCGCTGGCGGACCGGGTGCTGGCACCGGCGGACTGGCGGCAAGCCGGGCCGTTCGCCCGCGCGCTGGTTAACGGGGACAGCGCTTTCGTGACGGCCGTGCAGCAGGCGCTCGCCGCGCTGCCCGGGCCGATCGTGACCGCCGAAGCGCCTTGCGCCGCCGGCGGCTATGCGCGGGCGATGCTGGTGGGCGAACAGTCCGTGTCGATCAACACCACGGCGGCCGGAGGAAACGCCAGTCTGATGACGCTGGCCTGA
- a CDS encoding SCO family protein gives MTVPDPDDAALPAGDRSLRWLVVLLVSIGLLGLALVAFGGGKGAQSENAGAQGAGVGGPFTLIAPDGSAFSSTKLDGKPFAIFFGFTRCPDVCPTSLARMARLRKQLGADGARFEIVFVSVDPEHDKPADVGRYAAMFGTPILGLTGTDTQLAAVEKAFGVYVQKVPQPGGDYTVDHTAAIYLMDAEGRFADTINFQEPEADSLAKLKRLVGRS, from the coding sequence ATGACCGTTCCTGATCCTGACGATGCCGCTCTACCGGCAGGCGACCGCAGCCTGCGCTGGCTGGTGGTCCTGCTGGTGTCGATCGGACTGTTGGGGCTGGCATTGGTGGCGTTCGGCGGTGGCAAGGGAGCGCAGTCGGAGAACGCGGGAGCGCAAGGGGCGGGGGTCGGCGGCCCGTTCACGCTGATCGCGCCGGATGGTTCGGCGTTCTCCAGCACGAAGCTCGATGGCAAGCCCTTCGCCATCTTCTTCGGGTTCACGCGTTGCCCGGATGTCTGCCCGACCAGCCTGGCGCGGATGGCGCGGTTGCGCAAGCAACTGGGCGCGGACGGTGCCAGGTTCGAAATCGTGTTCGTTTCGGTTGATCCCGAGCACGACAAGCCAGCGGACGTGGGCCGCTATGCCGCCATGTTCGGCACGCCGATCCTCGGTCTGACCGGAACCGATACGCAACTGGCCGCTGTCGAGAAGGCCTTTGGCGTCTATGTCCAGAAGGTGCCGCAGCCTGGCGGCGACTACACCGTCGATCACACCGCCGCGATCTACTTGATGGATGCCGAGGGCCGGTTCGCGGACACGATCAACTTCCAGGAACCCGAAGCGGATTCGCTGGCCAAGCTCAAGCGGCTGGTCGGGCGAAGCTGA
- a CDS encoding penicillin acylase family protein — MRRSIGLAYFGSSAALALFGAWSPQASAAEAPRNVVIQRDDWGIAHITGQTDADAVYGMIYAQAEDDFNRIEVNYLTNLGRLAEAEGESALWSDLRQRLFIDPEVLKADYAASSPWLKALMDAWAAGLNAFLTDHPEVKPRVLTRFEPWMALSFTEGSIGGDIESVPLSQLQAFYEKRAIAMTALERGTQFREPQGSNGMVIAPSHTQDGHALLLINPHTSFFFRSEQQVTSGEGLNVYGASTWGQFFIYQGFNQHAGWMHTSSGIDNVDEFAETIAPSPDGDLYYRYGGALRKVTVKPVTLAFRKPDGAMGTRTFTTYATHHGPIVREADGKWIAFALMNKPVPALEQSFLRTKAHDLADFLQVAERKANSSNNTLFADDKGEIAYLHPQFVPVRDDRFDYRHPVDGSDPATDWKGLHALSNLPQVVNPKNGWAFNVNNWPWTAAGANSPKAKAFPRYMDQVGENPRGAHAERVLSACSDFTPDRLIAAAYDPWLPAFTRLLPGLIAAHDKAPDPARAEPVALLRGWDQRWALDSTATSLAVFWGEALWAKGADEAKRSGITVWDWMADHATDTQRLAALDEATARLKTDFGDWRVPWGQINRYQRNDGAIRQTFDDAKPSTPVPFTSAQWGSLAAFGAQRYPGTKRYYGTRGNSFVAVVEFGPRVKARAVSTGGESGHPASPHFADQVNRYVSGDLRPVYFYPEDLAGHVTSKEELVRR; from the coding sequence ATGCGGCGTTCCATCGGCCTGGCGTATTTCGGCTCCTCGGCGGCACTGGCCCTGTTCGGCGCATGGTCACCGCAGGCCAGCGCCGCCGAGGCACCGCGCAACGTGGTGATCCAGCGCGATGACTGGGGCATCGCCCACATCACCGGCCAGACCGATGCCGACGCGGTCTATGGCATGATCTATGCGCAGGCCGAGGACGACTTCAACCGGATCGAGGTCAACTACCTCACCAACCTGGGCCGGCTGGCCGAGGCCGAGGGCGAAAGCGCACTGTGGTCGGACCTGCGCCAGCGCCTGTTCATCGATCCGGAGGTGCTGAAGGCCGATTACGCCGCCAGTTCGCCGTGGCTGAAAGCGCTGATGGACGCCTGGGCCGCCGGCCTCAACGCCTTCCTCACCGACCATCCGGAGGTGAAGCCGCGCGTGCTCACCCGGTTCGAACCGTGGATGGCGCTCAGCTTCACCGAAGGCAGCATCGGCGGCGATATCGAAAGCGTGCCGCTGAGCCAGTTGCAGGCGTTCTACGAAAAGCGCGCCATCGCCATGACCGCGCTGGAACGCGGCACGCAGTTCCGCGAACCGCAGGGCTCCAACGGCATGGTAATCGCGCCGTCGCATACGCAGGACGGGCACGCGCTGCTGCTGATCAATCCGCACACCAGCTTCTTCTTCCGCTCCGAACAGCAGGTGACCAGCGGCGAAGGCCTGAACGTCTATGGCGCGTCCACCTGGGGGCAGTTCTTCATCTACCAGGGGTTCAATCAGCATGCCGGTTGGATGCATACCTCCAGCGGCATCGACAATGTCGACGAGTTCGCCGAAACGATCGCGCCCTCGCCCGATGGCGACCTCTACTACCGCTATGGCGGCGCCTTGCGCAAAGTGACGGTCAAGCCGGTCACGCTCGCCTTCCGCAAGCCCGATGGCGCGATGGGCACGCGCACCTTCACCACTTATGCCACGCACCACGGCCCGATCGTGCGCGAGGCGGACGGCAAGTGGATCGCTTTCGCGCTGATGAACAAACCCGTGCCCGCGCTGGAACAGAGTTTCCTGCGCACCAAGGCGCACGATCTGGCGGACTTCCTGCAAGTGGCCGAACGCAAGGCCAATTCCTCCAACAACACGCTGTTCGCCGACGACAAGGGCGAGATCGCCTACCTCCACCCGCAGTTCGTGCCCGTGCGCGACGACCGCTTCGATTATCGCCATCCGGTCGACGGCAGCGATCCCGCGACCGACTGGAAGGGGCTGCACGCGCTGTCCAATCTGCCGCAAGTGGTGAACCCGAAGAACGGCTGGGCGTTCAACGTCAACAACTGGCCGTGGACCGCTGCCGGGGCGAACAGCCCGAAAGCGAAGGCCTTTCCCCGCTACATGGATCAGGTGGGCGAAAACCCGCGCGGCGCCCATGCGGAAAGGGTGCTGTCCGCCTGCTCCGATTTCACGCCCGATCGCCTGATCGCCGCCGCCTACGACCCATGGCTGCCCGCCTTCACGCGCCTGCTGCCCGGCCTGATCGCCGCGCATGACAAGGCCCCCGACCCGGCGCGCGCGGAACCGGTGGCGCTGCTGCGCGGCTGGGACCAGCGCTGGGCGCTCGATTCCACGGCGACCAGCCTTGCCGTGTTCTGGGGCGAAGCGCTCTGGGCAAAAGGCGCGGACGAGGCCAAGCGTTCGGGCATCACGGTGTGGGACTGGATGGCCGATCACGCCACCGATACCCAGCGGCTGGCCGCGCTGGACGAAGCGACTGCCCGGCTCAAGACCGATTTCGGTGACTGGCGCGTGCCCTGGGGCCAAATCAATCGCTACCAGCGCAACGACGGCGCGATCCGCCAGACCTTCGACGATGCGAAGCCCAGCACGCCCGTGCCTTTCACGTCCGCGCAATGGGGCTCGCTCGCCGCGTTCGGCGCACAGCGCTATCCGGGCACGAAGCGCTATTACGGCACGCGCGGCAACAGCTTCGTCGCCGTGGTGGAATTCGGCCCGCGCGTGAAAGCCAGGGCCGTCAGCACCGGGGGCGAAAGCGGCCACCCGGCCTCGCCCCACTTCGCCGATCAGGTGAACCGTTACGTTTCAGGCGACCTGCGGCCGGTCTATTTCTATCCGGAAGACCTGGCCGGCCACGTTACATCAAAGGAGGAACTGGTGCGGCGTTAA